TTCAAGGAAACTTAATAAAGCTTATTAACTCAAACTATGAatttgaaatgatataaaatatgttCGTACAGTAAAAATCTATGCTATTTTTGAAATATGGTGGCAGGGTCACTTTGTTTATGTACAGTCAATGAGtttcataattaaattttaattattttgaaatgtaaatttatGATCTCTTCAAAGAGAATATCTGGTTCTCAGTGCCcagcatatatttatatttctttaatcttttaaGTAAAAGATAGGAACTAAGGGGATTTCCAAATTatgaaatgagtaaaaaaaatgcatgttataaaaaaaatctttaaatttgcCTCATTCTATCTAtgaaaaggacagaaaatattGACCCCTATTTTTTTCATACACAATGCAAATGTtgtatttttccaaaaatatttatattctccTGTATTAACACCCcatatgtagaacagatttctgaatATCACACCCTTGTTCCTTGGGTATAGGTGCTCACGTGAGAGCAGAGATGGAGACTACTCGGGGATGGGGGAGGAATACATACAGCCACTACCATTTGCTCTGGGATGGGGGGAGGAATACATCCAGCCACTACCATTtgctctggggtggggggaggaataCATCCAGCCACTATCATTTGTGGGCTGCATTAGTTCTTCCAAATTGGAGGATGGAGAAGAACTTATCCCTTGGGCCTAGCCCAGTTCCTTCCTTGTAATGGGCGCAAGTTAATGTAAATGTCCAGTAAATGAACAGTTGATGTTAattgtgtttctttgtttcttgaaaTTGAAGTTTCAAGAAATCATACCCTAATATGTAGTGTGAATAAAATAGTGATCCCTAAGTTCTTTCTGGGctgaaatattttgtatatagagagttttttgacattcagtcaTTCTGGGTTTACCTCCATTTACATTACTATGAGCCCAAACATCCTCATTTTCAAATCAGTCCTGTCCCTCGTATACACATTTGAACCTGCCCTTCTGTATCTCATGAGATTTACATGAGTTGTTCAGGAGTAAATATTTCTTCCATATTGCAAATCAAGCTTATTCTTTTCAGTAGGGCTCATAAAATTGTCTTTAATTATTCTCAGTATTCCCCAATTTCTTAAGTTTTTAACTGTATTCTTGTAATTACTATAGTTtatacatttctatatatttctcTTTGTTCTATAAGTAGATGCAGAGGAAATATATTATTCTTAATAATTAATTTCAATAATTAGTTTTGACTGACCTCATTTTTAGATGACATTTCacttcagagatttttttttaacgtcTGGCATATTGGCTTTGAAAGTAGCGCTTTGGTTAAAAAAAGTCTAAAGACAAAACTTAGAGTGCTTTGACTGTATAGGTCATCAGTCTAAAACACTGGCAATTTCATAGGCTTTTGTTTTGTAATAAAAACATTAGTTGAATGAATTTGatggaaaaaattaattaatgaaatgcTTAAGACAACCTCATGACATTAATGCTTAATTCTAATTGCACTAAGAAGAATACTTGTCTAGCACTCCATTTGtgctaaatatttcattttaattttttcatttaatttttgaaataacaTCATGAGTATGACTCAGTTCAGTTTCCACATAGATGGATTCTTAGGAGAAAAAATTGATTGGAAGAGAGGACAGGGGGATTTTTTTGAAGGTGGGCCTGCTTTTACTTCTACTATGCATTTACTTATGCTGGGTTTGAAAATTCTACCAGTAAATACATAATATCAATTTCTTCATAATACTCAAAAGAAAACTGAGACATAAGATATGTTAAGTGACTCCTTTGATCCAAAAGTACTGTTAACCTGAAATCCTGTACACTTTTTTGCCCTAACTGTCCATTTCACTTTCTCATATTTCCTTGACCTTATCTGCAATTGCTTGGGACAGATATATTCTTCGCTGATAGTCAcaatacatttgaaattatttttataccttATATTGTCCACTTCATATTTCATTGtatcttttcctatattttcaaCATGAATCTTTGGCATAGATATTTTTAGTGCAACTACAAGCAAAATGCTGCAAATGCCTTGGATAAAATTGCCTTGATAAGGTCAACCTCATATTGGAATAGATACCACATGGGCACAcagtaatgttttttaaattgaatagaattgacaatcataaatatgaaataaactgGGTTAATTAGTGTCTTTATAATTCCATCTGTGTCATAAAGCCCAATATTATAGGATGGAGTATGGCTCCAGTGCTTTCATTGCTGATTTACTGTTTAGTAAATGAGTTCTGTATCTTCTTCAAATATGCTAAATAGGCTCAAAGGCAAATTATGGAAACCATGAATCTTGAGGTCTATCATATGTGTAATATTAATTCCTGTGATAACAAAAGTTTCTTTTTCAGCTGTAAATTATTTTACATCATATTTTgtactattatttctttcctattcCTAGTTTAAGCTGCATCTTTAACCTAAAATTGTTACTACTACCTTCTAGGCAGCCTCCAGAATCTTCTTCAACATAAGTTCCACACTGTGGCAAaaatgatctttctaaaatacaaattccCTGATGAAAATTCCTAAAATTCCCATTAGCTTTGGGATAAAATTCTAACTTTCACCCATGACATGGGTGCCTCATTATTTTCCATCAATTTACTCTCCAAGATTGTTCTTAATGTTCTCTCATTCTCTTCATCCCTTTAGTCAAGAACTAAGCTTGTGGTTCTCCACATATGATAGGCTCTCTCTCACATGTGTCCCCATCACTATTCTCTCTTCCTAGAATGCCCTTCCTGTTCCTTCTGCCTACTTTCCCCTTATTAACTTCAAGACCTTTTTCTAGACTTGATAGACATCCCTCCCTGTGAGAAAGGCTTAGATTAGAAAACAATCACTTCCTTGGAAGCCTTCTCATATGGCAGCctatgaacagacatttatcaCACGCAATGTTTTGAAATAGGAGGTTCACTTACTGGCCTTCCATACCATAATATAAGTTCATCAAGGGACTTGGTCTTGTTCTCAGTTAAATCCCAGTCGTAAAATAAATATGcagaatgaatgactgaatgactgattttttttaatcactgcaATTTTCTCACTTTTTGATATAAGTGACATTAGTGGAATTAAGTTTGAAAGTTTAAATAATCAATCAGTTTTTGTTTTACATCCTTCGAGAAAGGCATTTCTAATTTCTCAGTCATTTGAGAAAGacattttcttcagaagaaaaaaatgctattttaataacTATTGTATATAAGGAcagacatttcaaaataattactgactgcatgtatgtgtatgttgtTTGAAAAATGTGCacgatttttttttataagtagaaataaccaaaaaaaatctTAGGGCAAGGCTTTTATTTTGGAGGGCAGGAATTACCAATTGCGTTGACCgatattttttccatattgtgAGTCCACCTGTTTGCCAATTCTCTTTGACTATATATTTATTGACTGTTTGCCTTGTAAAGGCACAGTGTTAGGCAGAGACTGTCAATGTCAGCAACATGGCATTTTTCAGCAATTGACTGCTTTCTTGAAGTAAACAAATTTACCTTGGTCTGGGGAGGAAAGGTTCTGTATCCATTTCTCTGGCCTCCTAGAGCTGAGGGCACCCAGTACCAAATATCACTGCTCTACTTTCATTACCTTCTCCATTGTCTGCTAGAGGTCGGGACCCCACAGAGTCCTCACTTTACTGAGGACAGGTTGAAAACTGAGTCTCCAAGGGAGAGGCTTGCTTAACTCCTCTTTTTACAGTTGTCAGTTCAGATGTTTTCTGGGAGCACAGATTTGAATCCTAATGGGATAGCAACCAAGTCAACTTCATACCCTGTCTGTAACATCGTTTCTAGTAATGTTATTTCACAGCAAAATCATGCCTGGTGTTTTCATAAAACACATGCAGAGTATCCAAACCTCAAAGGAATTGGCGGGGGGgggtatttttattctttattattatttttataatacatataaaacatatatgtattaatatatgtcatataaaataatatattaatatatgttatttttgcttatttgttttgtttttaatacactGGTCCTaccaaaaaagttttaaaagaagcatttgtttttttaaccattcAAATTCATAGCTGATAAAAGCATTTCTGCCAggagaacttttttttcttcaaataggtTCAGGAAGCTGCTCTAAAGAGTCAAATAATGTAAATTGTTTCTTTTCCCCTGTAGCTGAAATTTCtatgttaattttaaatttcccaaTTCAAAttaatgaacaatttttttttctgtagtataGGAATGGATTTGGCAGTGCAAAGATCAGAGCAATCTCTTCTTCATTAAATTGGGCACAGAGGACTCACTGGTTCACAAACTGTTAAATGGATATTAGGATTTTTAATGAATGGAACATTTATTTTTGTGCCAGCTCAACTAACAACATTGACATGATTAGCATACATTTTGGCAACTGCTCTAGCACAAGGTGTTAGTAAAAAGGGACTTTTATCTTCTAGCTTAATTTACTTCAGCTTCCCTtggtttaaatgtttttaatgtgaACGAGATATATCTTTTTTACAGAAATATGTCCTTTTATTAATGTTACAGGAGTTTCTCATGCTGGACATGATGCTCATACCCCACAATATGTGAATCTTCttcaaattcagaaatgaatagaatattttatttatactgaTTGCAAAATCATTGCATTATGTAGGATTTATTGTTTAATGGTTCTGCTGTTTTTACAAGTATTGCttactttaaaaaagagagataagaAAAAGCGAATGACTAGATGAGGATGATTTCCTCCATTGCTTTACAACAATTATGAATGCAAAGTTTGGGTGTTAAATGATCTTGGTATCTTAGCCCAGGTGCCTTTCATGAAAAAggaatttacaataaaaaatatattttgataacaAACAATAGGGCCTAAGatgcttgttttatttattcaaactGTCCAGTTgaagaaaacaagaagaaatgggTTAACATACATTCAAAAGGTCTTGAGCTTTTGCAttcgattctttttttttttttttggcagagtatttttatttttttttttaattattgaaagcTCTTGGAACACAGCTATCAGAGATTTTGTCATAAATATGTAGTAGAATGAATGTTTATAGTTGCTGttacatttataataaattaatatgcaTGTGCACAGGCATGAGTGTAAATTAACATATGAGCTTCCATCAAACATATAAGcatattctatttctatttctatacaTGTCTATAACTACACAGATTTAATAATTTACCCAATGTTTACTTGAGTAATGAATTAGTTTAATATAAACTTTTAGCATAGCAGAATACCTAAGGTTTACCAACACTTACCCCTAGAAGCAAACAAATGCCATTAACAGGCACTTCAGTGAAAGAGCAATCCCACATTCAgatataaaatggtaaaaatgaaaaggaattatgaaaatatatagcTTTAATCTGCAGACATATAAACACTTTTGGTACAGTACAGACACATGATACCCAAAAGTAAAATGATCCAGTTTAAGCTAACACTAACAATCCTTGTTTATGCACACAAGTTTGCTATAGCTCTCATATAAAATAAGATTTCCAGCTCACACAATGAAGTGAAAGTGACCAACCACGGATGAACCAGCTTTCTTCATTGCAAAGGATTCAGTCAAAAGTTAAATTATCAAATAAATCTGCTGCTGGGCTTACAGATAAACTCGTAGACTTAATCCAAAGTCAAAGAAAGGAGGCCAGAAATGGTAACCCACAAacctaaacaacaaaaagataagtaCAACTTTCATATAAAACGCCCAAGTAAAATGCCCAATAGTATGTACTAGCTTCTAGAATTACTCAGttttaatgagatttttcttttcctatgtcAGAGATGAGTTAAATGTATAAAACTCTAATATATAACCAAGTAGAAAGTACTACTGACAAGCTATGAAAGTACCCAATTGTCATGTATACCCATGAAGTAGCTACAGACCAAAACATTTCTTTGCTTCTGGCATTTTTTCTTGGGCACAATTTCTAGTTACATTTTCGGTAAGGAAGAATAAATGCATTTTCCCCAATAATAATAGGAAGGACGGTataaagcaaacagaaagcaATCTGAGTATTCAGAAGTGAAATACTCTTCAGCAGGTTGAATCTGTAACACATGGCAATGTTTTGTGTTCTTGCTAAAAAGGAATTGCGCTTCTTTTTAAGACGTCTCCAAGCTATACATGATTAACTTATGAGGTAATCAACATTCTGTTTGCAAGTGTCTATCTTTTCCCTCTGATTAAGTCGGGCAAAATTCATTAGTtcattatttgttaaattttaaaaacaatatatttaaaatatactcttTCATTGATTTCATGTACAACTGTCATGTACAATACCGCAAATAGTTCCCTGCAAAGGGGCAGCTGATGCCCTCTTGTGGTGAAAGGACTTTttagacaaaatatttaatgtttcattttcttacctTAACTCCCAGGTTTTATCAATCATCTGCCTGGTGTATGAAAGCTGCAAATGACGCCCAAGCATTTTTATGATCGTTATATAGCTGTTAGTACtaattctcattaaaaaattcTGTACATGTTTTATAACatctaaatttgaatttaaaaacctGTAAACAGTTATTTACAATATAGTACAAGTTATAAATTAGTGGtccttcattggaactgccatAAATATACCTTTGTTTAGGTGGTGAGACCTATCCAAAGTCAGTTAAAATATCTCTTTGTTTTTCACTTGGAGATATCAAATATTAGAAATATCCATCGGTTTCCTCTCTCTTATATGCAAGTCAATTTTTCCATTTAGTGGAATTTGTACCTCCAAATTTTCATCTTCTCTGTGatgctttttccctttccttaagCAGATATATATGCCCATTCCCGTTATGAGCGTGATGGAACCCAAGCTTATCACAGACAGAGCTACTAAGGTAGGCATACAAGACACAGATTCTACCTTTCTGTGAGTCGGTTCTATTGAGATCTGTGGTTCTTTCTCCTCTATATTAATTTCTGCTTCCTTTCTTAAAAGACTCTCAATGTAGCTCTCGTTACTGACAGTGTCGTTGACAAACAGGTTGACCATGACTGTGGAATGGAGAGGCTCTGGGTAACCGTGATCACTCACTTTCACCAGTAGGCGATGGAGCCCATAATCAGTCTGCAACAATGCTTCTTCTAAAGTAATGTTGCCAGTTTTAGGGTCGATCCGGAAGGACTCAGGCCTTGGGCCTCTTCTCCCTATGATGCTGTAAGCTATGACGGCATTCATGCCTGTATCTTTGTCAACAGCATAGACCTCTGTAACTGGGGAGCCAGGGAGAGTGGAGGGCAATACCAACAGGTAGGACATATTAGACTGAGGAAATAAGACCAGCGGTGGGTTATCATTGATGTCTAGAAGGAGAATTGTGATTTTTGCAGTAGAGGAGAGGGCAGGCTCACCCCCATCAACAGCTTCCACCCACAAAATGTAGGAGCTTTGCTGCTCTCTGTCCAAAGAGACTTTAGCTCTCAACATACCTTTTCCTGTGTCTATGACAAAAATATCACTTTGATTCACCACCGAGAGGGCAACCCATCCATTCCGGCCAGCATCAGCATCTGTTACACTAATTACTCCGATTTCACCATATCCTGGAAAATTTTCTGGCACAAAAAAGCTGAAGTCCTTGTTGATAAACCGAGGGCTGTTGTCATTTTTATCCAGCACTGTGAGAGCCACAGTGGCTACTGATTCTTGGGGTGGCTTCCCAGAGTCAATAGCTCTGACTGTGTACctatacttttctttctcttctcggTCCAGCTGAGTGGAGACTGTCAGAATCCCTGTGACACTGTCTAAGGAAAAATACGATGGAGCATCAGGTCCCAGAAAATAGGAAacttggcctctctctccactGTCAGCATCTGTAGCATAGAGCTTTGTCAAAAAGGCATTAGGTGCATTGTTTTCTTCAATGGTTAGTTCTATCAAGGGTTGAAGGAACACTGGAGCATTGTCATTGTCATCCAAAAGTTGTACTTTAATAACTTTTTTGACATGAAATCCCTCAGAGTTCCAGGCCGCCACAATTATTTCATAGAACTGCTGGAGCTCATAGTCCATAGGTTTTGTGGTTTCTAGCAAATATTCATTATTGTATGGTTTATAGGGTGACAACCTAAACGGTCCGTCACCATCCAGGTAGCAGTTCACCTTATATTTACCTTCTGGATCTCTTATGGTGAAAAATGCAATTGGAGTGTTAACCGGTTCCAGCTCTTTCAGGTAAACAACCCCATCTATCTCATTAGCTATATAACGAGGGACAATTTCAGGTGGTCTGAAGATGACTTTGATAATAGACACCAGAGCTGTGATAACGGCAGGGATGCAGCCTGGTCCGTTAGCAAGGATGGTGAGTTTGTGCATTTGCAGAACATTTCCCCCAATCTTACTGAAAAGTTTAATGACTCCAGTGGCTTCATCCAGATGGAATAAATCCTTGGATGCTTGTGGAACTTTCTGGCTATAAGAATAGGTGATCTGAGCATTGGTTCCCAAGTCTCTATCCACAGCCTGAACTGCTGCAATTGGGGTACCGACTGTAGCATTTCCATATACTGTGACATTGATTTGTGAGTCTGTGAAGAGAGGGCAATTGTCATTAATGTCACTTATACCAATGGTGAGGGTGGCACTGCCGGATAGTGGTGGAGACCCTCCATCCTCGGCTATGATGATGCTTACATACTGGTCCTGGACTTCCCTGTCCAAAGCCCCCATGACAATTAAGTAGGGAGTGCGCTCCCCATTCTCATTCTCCTCCACGTCCAGGGTGAACATGCCATGGTAGTCCAGCAAACGGTAGGTCTGCACCCCATTAGTTCCTACATCTGGGTCAACGGCAGGATGCTCTATGGCCAGCCGGGTATTTACAGGCGCATTTTCCGGGACCCAAACAGAGATGTGGGAAACTGGGAATTGAGGGGCATTGTCATTGATGTCTCGGATGGCGATTTTCACCTTCACAAACCTAAAGTATTCCTGAGGCAGGACCAGTACGTCCAGGAGCAAAAGGCAAGAGTCTGAGGAAGGCGCTGAGGAGATGGAAATGCTGCCGCCCCTGGCAGTCCCACCGCCCCCTTCAAGACACAGGGCCTCTCTGTCGATCTCCTGAGCAGAGGTGTGCAACTCCCCGGAGCGGTTGTCTAGAGTCACATACTGGCCACTCAGTCCCCGGGAGGCCAGGCTGAAGGAGAGGGGGGGTGTCCGCTGGGCGCCTACGCTCTCCGGTGGCTGCGGCTGCTGGTCCTGCCTCCCCGAGGCGGGGGGCACCAGCCGCAGGTCCTCGGCCAGGCTGCCGATGAGCACCCCCGCGGGGAGTCCCTCGTTCAGGCTGTAGAGGAGCTCCGTAGCCCGGCTGTAACTCGCGAGGCAACTGAAGGGTCCCACGAAGAGGACAAACAGAAATAGatgctggaggtggggaggggagggaaaacGCTCGTTACACACTCGCGGAAAAACGGAAAGTGGAGTCAGAAACTAGCGTCCCCGGG
This is a stretch of genomic DNA from Tamandua tetradactyla isolate mTamTet1 chromosome 4, mTamTet1.pri, whole genome shotgun sequence. It encodes these proteins:
- the PCDH20 gene encoding protocadherin-20 — its product is MRGRGNARGWRALALSWRPATWHPRLDMGHLPRPRSSTSHRNLPHLFLFVLFVGPFSCLASYSRATELLYSLNEGLPAGVLIGSLAEDLRLVPPASGRQDQQPQPPESVGAQRTPPLSFSLASRGLSGQYVTLDNRSGELHTSAQEIDREALCLEGGGGTARGGSISISSAPSSDSCLLLLDVLVLPQEYFRFVKVKIAIRDINDNAPQFPVSHISVWVPENAPVNTRLAIEHPAVDPDVGTNGVQTYRLLDYHGMFTLDVEENENGERTPYLIVMGALDREVQDQYVSIIIAEDGGSPPLSGSATLTIGISDINDNCPLFTDSQINVTVYGNATVGTPIAAVQAVDRDLGTNAQITYSYSQKVPQASKDLFHLDEATGVIKLFSKIGGNVLQMHKLTILANGPGCIPAVITALVSIIKVIFRPPEIVPRYIANEIDGVVYLKELEPVNTPIAFFTIRDPEGKYKVNCYLDGDGPFRLSPYKPYNNEYLLETTKPMDYELQQFYEIIVAAWNSEGFHVKKVIKVQLLDDNDNAPVFLQPLIELTIEENNAPNAFLTKLYATDADSGERGQVSYFLGPDAPSYFSLDSVTGILTVSTQLDREEKEKYRYTVRAIDSGKPPQESVATVALTVLDKNDNSPRFINKDFSFFVPENFPGYGEIGVISVTDADAGRNGWVALSVVNQSDIFVIDTGKGMLRAKVSLDREQQSSYILWVEAVDGGEPALSSTAKITILLLDINDNPPLVLFPQSNMSYLLVLPSTLPGSPVTEVYAVDKDTGMNAVIAYSIIGRRGPRPESFRIDPKTGNITLEEALLQTDYGLHRLLVKVSDHGYPEPLHSTVMVNLFVNDTVSNESYIESLLRKEAEINIEEKEPQISIEPTHRKVESVSCMPTLVALSVISLGSITLITGMGIYICLRKGKKHHREDENLEVQIPLNGKIDLHIRERKPMDISNI